The following proteins are co-located in the Leptospira weilii genome:
- a CDS encoding GyrI-like domain-containing protein yields the protein MKQSLMPKKHLIGIGTRTKNADEMGEGGKIPELWGKFFSEVLPKLKRTEDFIYAVYKDYESDENGEYFYFIGIPSDEKGPFETVQLPEGRYLELSSFKGKIPEIIVQLWQNVWSNLELKNRRAFTVDYEIYPVDFSTAPETQVLLFLSDKS from the coding sequence ATGAAACAAAGTTTGATGCCGAAGAAGCATCTGATTGGAATCGGAACCCGCACAAAAAATGCGGACGAAATGGGGGAAGGCGGAAAAATTCCAGAGCTCTGGGGAAAATTTTTTTCCGAAGTCTTACCAAAACTTAAAAGAACGGAAGACTTCATCTATGCGGTTTATAAGGATTATGAAAGCGATGAAAACGGAGAGTATTTTTACTTCATCGGAATTCCTTCCGATGAAAAAGGTCCTTTCGAAACCGTTCAACTTCCGGAAGGGCGATATTTAGAACTGTCCTCTTTCAAAGGGAAAATTCCGGAAATCATCGTTCAACTCTGGCAGAACGTTTGGTCTAACTTGGAATTAAAAAATAGAAGAGCTTTTACAGTAGATTACGAAATCTATCCGGTGGATTTTTCAACCGCTCCCGAAACTCAGGTTCTACTGTTTCTTTCGGACAAATCTTAG
- a CDS encoding glutathione S-transferase family protein, translated as MVDLQLVIGDKKFSSWSMRPWILLKENNIPFVEISLTLNTPEFHEKIRFYSDAGKVPVLVDGDVRIWDTYSIVEYLAESFPEKNLWPKNKTLRAVARSIVAEMHSGFTDLRKNLSMNLVEKLHGKTFSEEVWKDIRRIESIWKKCLDSYQGPFLFGKEFTIADAFYAPVVGRFITYGIKTGPKTSEYVSKISNLSSYKEWVNGALKKD; from the coding sequence ATGGTAGATCTTCAACTCGTTATCGGCGATAAAAAATTCTCCTCTTGGTCCATGCGTCCTTGGATTTTATTAAAAGAAAATAATATACCTTTCGTAGAAATTTCACTTACTTTGAATACTCCCGAGTTTCACGAAAAAATCAGATTTTATTCTGACGCGGGCAAGGTTCCGGTTCTTGTGGACGGTGATGTCAGAATCTGGGACACTTACAGCATTGTAGAATATTTGGCTGAGTCTTTTCCCGAAAAAAATCTTTGGCCGAAAAATAAAACTCTACGAGCCGTTGCCCGATCGATTGTTGCAGAGATGCACTCCGGTTTTACCGATCTCAGAAAAAATTTATCGATGAACTTGGTCGAAAAACTTCATGGAAAAACGTTTTCCGAAGAGGTTTGGAAGGATATTCGAAGAATCGAGTCCATCTGGAAAAAATGTTTGGACTCTTATCAAGGACCTTTTCTGTTCGGAAAGGAATTCACGATCGCGGACGCATTTTATGCGCCTGTCGTGGGAAGGTTTATTACTTATGGAATCAAAACAGGTCCAAAAACAAGCGAATATGTTTCTAAGATCAGCAATCTTTCTTCTTACAAGGAATGGGTCAACGGCGCTTTGAAGAAGGATTAG